A genomic region of Coraliomargarita sinensis contains the following coding sequences:
- the pseI gene encoding pseudaminic acid synthase: MKPFAINDRLIGPGQPAYIIAELSANHHQNVNEAIQLIRLAKESGADAVKIQTYTADTMTIDCGNEHFQIGAGTIWEGKSLYELYGEAYTPWEWTPRLIEAAEKIGITLFSTPFDESALNYLELLEMPAHKVASFELVDLPLIAKIAACGKPVILSTGMGTLEEIEDAVRTLRENGCEQFALLKCTSAYPAPMDEANLSRIPDMINRFGVPVGLSDHTMGGLTPAIAVTLGACIIEKHFTRSRKVPGPDSAFSMEPAEFSEMVQQVRAAEAALGSANYELTAKEESSRVFRRSLFVVEEMKAGEAFTERNTRVIRPGFGLAPKHLESILDSTAASDIKRGTPLTWELVQRVT; the protein is encoded by the coding sequence ATGAAACCTTTTGCAATCAATGACCGCCTGATCGGCCCGGGGCAGCCCGCGTATATCATCGCGGAGTTATCGGCGAACCACCACCAAAACGTTAATGAAGCGATTCAGCTAATCCGCCTCGCCAAAGAGTCGGGTGCGGATGCAGTAAAAATTCAAACCTACACCGCCGATACGATGACGATCGACTGCGGGAACGAGCATTTCCAAATCGGCGCGGGCACGATTTGGGAAGGCAAGAGCCTCTACGAACTCTATGGCGAGGCCTACACCCCTTGGGAATGGACGCCCCGGCTTATTGAAGCCGCCGAGAAAATCGGCATCACACTCTTCTCGACACCTTTCGACGAAAGCGCGCTCAACTATCTGGAGCTGTTGGAAATGCCCGCACACAAAGTCGCCTCATTCGAATTGGTGGATCTGCCATTAATCGCGAAGATCGCCGCCTGCGGCAAACCGGTTATCCTCTCGACAGGCATGGGCACGCTGGAGGAAATTGAAGATGCGGTACGCACGCTTCGTGAAAACGGCTGCGAGCAATTTGCGCTTCTAAAATGCACGAGCGCCTACCCCGCACCTATGGACGAGGCGAATCTATCGCGTATCCCGGACATGATTAATAGGTTCGGCGTTCCAGTCGGGCTCTCCGACCATACGATGGGCGGGCTCACCCCAGCCATCGCAGTGACACTCGGCGCATGCATCATCGAAAAGCATTTTACCCGATCCAGGAAAGTCCCTGGTCCGGACAGCGCTTTCTCGATGGAACCAGCTGAATTTTCGGAGATGGTGCAACAAGTTCGTGCAGCGGAGGCGGCACTGGGCTCGGCAAACTATGAGCTGACCGCCAAAGAAGAATCCAGCAGGGTTTTTCGGCGTTCTTTGTTTGTCGTTGAAGAGATGAAGGCAGGCGAAGCGTTCACGGAGCGAAACACCCGCGTGATACGCCCCGGGTTCGGCCTGGCACCCAAACATTTGGAAAGCATACTGGACAGTACCGCCGCATCCGATATCAAGCGCGGCACGCCCCTGACCTGGGAACTGGTTCAGAGAGTAACTTAA
- a CDS encoding BFO_1060 family glycosyltransferase: MTDRPRQLLYFTNNDSGRDVEITLPVLHFAERFLNCEVRATLTTNIHEIHRLRPDCVVVANTIGALLHFHISREAHKLGIPVFALISEGNFKTDGSFDYWGYNTDKIFYQSYLCCWSRRTRDFLREELPQMKDRIVLTGGTGFDRYRIYQFESRRPFLSRHGVDPAKFDRIIGYAGWGFGKLAHPRGRSELLNYFKGDAAMLDWAETQRLAVEDILRRSIEAHPDTLFILKKHPTETVAAEPGAEDNEMAALKDYPNVLYLLDEQLHDLINIVDLWWVYESTTALEADMMGKQTLFIVPDPDFPRVTLFEGFPQAESFEEVDAMSETFFTSGNLPGYRAEERIQRRREIVRETIGYDDGCNHIRAAYYLKRTLEQPPRGRRARLSLYYFFVYWTLRALVPLYRPNLFAKIPWLRRKLWVFDKYPLRGLPELKARYEAYLDKFYEDANIAERFKQGTLFDDLLDSPPSEKT; the protein is encoded by the coding sequence ATGACGGATCGTCCACGACAACTCCTATACTTCACCAACAACGATTCGGGCCGCGACGTCGAAATCACGCTGCCCGTGCTTCACTTCGCGGAACGTTTTCTCAATTGTGAAGTGCGGGCAACCCTCACCACCAACATCCATGAAATCCACCGCCTGCGGCCGGATTGCGTCGTGGTCGCCAACACCATCGGCGCACTCCTTCATTTTCACATTTCCAGGGAGGCCCACAAATTGGGCATCCCCGTTTTCGCGCTGATCTCCGAAGGCAACTTCAAGACCGATGGCAGCTTTGATTATTGGGGCTACAATACGGACAAGATCTTCTATCAGAGCTACCTTTGCTGCTGGTCGCGAAGGACGCGCGATTTCCTGCGCGAGGAATTACCGCAGATGAAGGATCGTATTGTCCTGACCGGCGGCACGGGCTTCGACCGCTACCGCATCTACCAGTTCGAAAGCCGTCGCCCCTTCCTCTCAAGGCACGGGGTAGACCCCGCGAAATTCGACCGGATAATCGGCTACGCGGGTTGGGGATTCGGTAAGCTCGCCCACCCACGTGGACGGAGCGAACTCCTCAATTACTTCAAAGGCGACGCCGCCATGCTCGATTGGGCGGAGACCCAAAGACTGGCGGTGGAGGACATACTCCGCCGGTCGATTGAAGCCCATCCTGACACCCTCTTTATCCTGAAAAAACACCCCACCGAGACAGTTGCCGCCGAACCCGGCGCTGAAGATAACGAAATGGCGGCGCTTAAGGATTACCCCAATGTCCTCTATCTATTGGACGAGCAACTACACGACCTGATCAACATCGTCGACCTCTGGTGGGTCTACGAATCGACGACGGCACTGGAAGCAGACATGATGGGAAAACAAACCCTCTTCATCGTACCGGATCCGGATTTCCCACGCGTCACCCTTTTTGAAGGGTTCCCGCAGGCGGAAAGCTTTGAAGAGGTGGATGCAATGAGCGAAACCTTCTTCACCTCCGGAAATCTGCCCGGATACCGAGCGGAGGAGCGCATCCAACGCCGCAGGGAAATTGTCCGCGAAACCATCGGCTACGACGATGGCTGCAACCACATACGGGCCGCGTATTACCTGAAAAGGACTCTTGAGCAACCGCCCCGGGGCAGGAGGGCACGCTTATCCCTCTACTACTTTTTCGTTTATTGGACTCTGAGGGCCTTGGTTCCGCTTTACCGCCCTAATTTATTTGCAAAGATTCCCTGGTTGAGACGCAAACTCTGGGTCTTTGACAAGTACCCTCTGCGCGGGCTACCCGAACTAAAAGCCAGATATGAAGCTTATCTGGACAAATTTTACGAGGATGCGAACATTGCCGAACGCTTTAAACAAGGAACGCTTTTTGACGACCTTCTCGACTCACCCCCATCGGAGAAAACATAG
- the pseG gene encoding UDP-2,4-diacetamido-2,4,6-trideoxy-beta-L-altropyranose hydrolase yields the protein MTAASPKKTVLIRADAGGLLGSGHIMRMIALAQALRQRDIKAVFISVLCHPSMRERLQKEGFRHVLIEDAEVGDTRDAQQTIALAKELGGEWIVLDGYHFDLPYQKQVRTPGFKVAVMEDNDHCEEWYADLIVNQNLGTEGKVYQNTLTEGKALTGCHFTLLREEFQAYPEREKAPAWPPKRILVTMGGVDSDDATGLILRSLEVTELTNLEVKVIVGGGNPNEAGLQKAAAKSKHRVELLVNVTDMPSLYQWADAAITAGGSTCYEWMRYGLPAAVVTIANNQEPIVEALIQKEAALSLGKIGHLNETAAAKQLQEWFKEAPRAATNPLVDAHGARRVAAYLDTKLIISIASAKDSWINPSIKKFIQTLSENGHEVVWVHNASEAPPSDILFLLSYWKIVSAAVRAKHAHTLVVHGSDLPRGRGWSPATWQILEGCNRIPMCLLEAADAFDTGDIYLRTQMKLRGDELIDEIREEQTAATFRLCEMFIDQYPAITTRGIPQEGSPSEYPRRRPKDSELDPEQSIAEQFNRLRVADNETYPAFFKHNGHCYTLKIERMEAPE from the coding sequence ATGACCGCAGCATCTCCGAAGAAAACAGTTTTGATCCGCGCCGATGCCGGCGGGCTTCTGGGCTCGGGCCATATCATGCGGATGATCGCCCTCGCGCAGGCGCTGCGGCAGCGTGACATCAAAGCAGTTTTTATCAGTGTACTCTGTCACCCGAGCATGCGCGAGCGCCTGCAAAAAGAAGGCTTCCGACATGTGCTGATCGAAGACGCCGAAGTCGGCGACACCCGCGACGCGCAGCAGACCATCGCACTGGCCAAGGAACTGGGCGGCGAATGGATCGTCCTCGACGGTTACCACTTCGACCTCCCCTACCAAAAGCAAGTGCGGACCCCCGGCTTCAAGGTCGCCGTCATGGAAGACAACGACCACTGCGAAGAGTGGTACGCCGATCTGATCGTCAACCAGAACCTGGGCACAGAAGGCAAGGTTTATCAAAACACCTTAACCGAAGGGAAGGCCCTGACAGGCTGCCACTTCACACTGCTACGCGAAGAATTCCAAGCCTACCCGGAAAGGGAGAAAGCGCCGGCGTGGCCGCCGAAGCGAATCCTCGTCACCATGGGCGGAGTCGACTCCGACGATGCCACAGGTCTAATCTTACGCAGCTTGGAAGTAACCGAACTGACGAATCTTGAGGTGAAGGTGATCGTCGGCGGCGGCAACCCGAACGAGGCAGGATTGCAGAAGGCGGCAGCCAAGTCGAAGCATCGGGTCGAACTACTCGTCAATGTCACTGACATGCCCTCGCTTTACCAATGGGCAGATGCCGCCATCACGGCCGGCGGCAGCACCTGTTACGAATGGATGCGCTACGGCCTGCCGGCCGCTGTCGTGACCATCGCAAACAATCAAGAGCCTATCGTCGAGGCGCTGATTCAAAAAGAAGCCGCCCTCTCTCTGGGCAAGATCGGGCACTTAAACGAAACGGCCGCGGCGAAGCAGCTGCAGGAATGGTTCAAAGAAGCCCCCAGAGCGGCCACCAACCCACTCGTCGATGCTCATGGGGCACGCCGCGTCGCCGCGTATCTGGACACGAAACTTATCATCAGTATCGCCTCCGCCAAAGATTCTTGGATTAACCCATCGATCAAGAAATTCATTCAAACCCTATCAGAGAATGGCCACGAGGTCGTTTGGGTTCACAATGCCAGCGAGGCGCCGCCGTCGGACATACTCTTTCTGCTTTCATATTGGAAAATCGTTTCGGCGGCGGTGCGCGCGAAACATGCGCATACTCTCGTCGTGCATGGAAGCGACCTGCCCAGGGGTCGCGGCTGGTCGCCGGCCACTTGGCAGATTTTGGAGGGCTGCAACCGGATACCGATGTGTTTACTTGAAGCCGCCGACGCCTTCGACACAGGTGACATTTACCTGCGTACGCAAATGAAACTCAGAGGCGACGAACTGATCGACGAAATCCGTGAAGAACAAACCGCCGCGACCTTCAGGCTCTGCGAGATGTTTATTGACCAATATCCTGCGATCACCACCCGGGGCATACCGCAAGAAGGAAGCCCAAGCGAGTATCCGCGTCGCCGTCCCAAAGACAGCGAGCTTGATCCGGAGCAAAGCATTGCGGAGCAGTTCAACCGGCTGCGAGTCGCCGACAACGAGACCTATCCGGCTTTTTTCAAGCACAACGGACACTGCTATACTCTTAAAATAGAACGAATGGAGGCACCGGAATGA
- a CDS encoding lipopolysaccharide biosynthesis protein: protein MNPTNAQSSPAHQASWATTWAYLGIAIGAANFILLLPRLLDVDEVGLVRLVAAGSLIFIKFAFFGLDTSAVRFLAGEEPGSSRYQSQWRLLLLLCVIGLFAAIGPALLILLKQWSASGVKSIGRNLAIFLILALCIGMLWQRFAESIAQVAGKTAQAAFWRDLAPRVSILIGAIGIALQRWDFAGLLILWASTYLIGAVWLNRSVQQGGLYAPPFGPLPGARQIRETLRFASYSFMGTAAATMQTTLDSIMLAALVGLNELGVYTPFAYAATLIMIPMRSLTAACYARFRQAVETADLKTGRTLYTDVSLLQLSASGLIFVLLGINLPILVSLLGEGAYAAGAPVLIILGMGFWFEAALGQPSQVILSSPHYRLHGFINTLSLPVGILLNFLLIPLLGGIGAALATAATLTLAAAVKAWLVWRQYRMHPFSTPYWATLGLLLFIFALNTVFSIERSPSFSSCVFRSAISCIFLSAFAWKLDLLPHFRQTLSRLNRTNA from the coding sequence GTGAATCCGACGAATGCTCAAAGCTCCCCTGCCCATCAGGCCAGTTGGGCGACGACTTGGGCATATCTGGGCATCGCCATTGGCGCGGCCAACTTTATCCTTCTTCTGCCACGCCTGCTGGATGTCGATGAAGTTGGCCTCGTCCGGCTGGTCGCCGCGGGATCGCTTATTTTTATAAAGTTCGCTTTCTTCGGGCTCGATACTTCTGCCGTACGCTTTCTCGCCGGGGAAGAGCCAGGAAGCTCCAGGTATCAGAGCCAGTGGCGCTTACTCCTCCTCCTGTGCGTCATCGGACTTTTCGCAGCGATCGGCCCAGCTCTCCTTATCTTGCTGAAACAATGGTCGGCTTCAGGAGTCAAGTCGATCGGACGAAACCTGGCGATTTTCCTGATCCTTGCTCTCTGCATCGGCATGCTCTGGCAACGCTTTGCCGAAAGTATTGCCCAAGTTGCCGGAAAGACCGCCCAGGCCGCCTTTTGGAGAGACCTCGCGCCACGGGTTTCAATTCTCATCGGTGCCATTGGAATTGCCCTCCAGAGATGGGATTTCGCCGGCCTTCTCATTCTTTGGGCGTCGACTTATCTAATCGGCGCAGTCTGGCTCAATCGATCCGTCCAACAAGGCGGGCTTTATGCGCCACCGTTTGGCCCTCTGCCCGGAGCCAGGCAAATCCGCGAAACGCTTCGCTTCGCCAGTTACAGTTTCATGGGCACCGCTGCCGCGACGATGCAAACGACCCTCGATTCCATCATGCTCGCGGCGCTGGTCGGCCTCAATGAGCTGGGCGTCTACACGCCCTTTGCCTATGCCGCCACGCTCATTATGATTCCGATGCGTTCGCTGACGGCAGCCTGTTATGCCCGCTTTCGCCAAGCGGTGGAAACAGCCGATCTTAAAACGGGGCGAACGCTGTATACAGATGTTTCCCTACTCCAGCTCAGTGCCAGCGGCCTGATCTTTGTTCTGCTTGGCATCAATCTTCCGATTCTTGTCTCCCTGCTGGGCGAGGGAGCGTATGCCGCGGGCGCTCCGGTTCTCATCATTCTCGGGATGGGCTTTTGGTTCGAGGCCGCGCTCGGACAACCCTCGCAAGTCATCCTCAGCTCCCCCCATTATCGCCTTCACGGCTTTATCAATACGCTTTCCTTACCCGTCGGCATCCTCTTGAACTTTCTCTTAATTCCCCTGCTCGGGGGTATCGGGGCCGCGCTTGCGACCGCAGCCACGCTTACGCTTGCTGCAGCAGTGAAAGCCTGGCTTGTATGGCGACAGTACCGCATGCACCCATTCTCCACTCCCTATTGGGCCACGCTTGGTCTCTTGCTTTTTATATTCGCCTTGAATACCGTTTTCTCCATCGAGCGAAGCCCATCGTTTTCCAGTTGCGTCTTCCGCTCCGCCATTAGCTGCATTTTTTTGTCAGCCTTCGCATGGAAGCTAGACCTTTTGCCTCATTTCCGACAAACCTTGTCGCGTCTGAATCGAACCAATGCCTGA
- a CDS encoding glycosyltransferase family 39 protein, translated as MKKTSSKPHASKWFKASLVAYLAVVLIAVLTVSDYGMTWDETFRFQGGDTNLEYYSELFKGEASDAPSSNYPALFDLPLALFHEVFPDWGTRSQKGHVWSLCFGLLGLLSVWRLTARIGGERAGFWALLFLACLPRYYGHMFFNPKDIPFAATYAFGCWALVSVLGKISTVTVRQVVWVGLAAGLALSCRIAGLLILAYFALFVGIYLLFKYSKGREAISSLPRDLLRWALLGGLSGAIAFTILFVFWPKLHINPFLALESSVQDAQSFGWGGLVLMDGHFWKAQDLPIYYVPYWLFRTLPEPLLLLIGLGSVAGFLKFYAMIRRRRLPEPEIWLPRFFIVFAGVFPVAYMVFRDPVLYDGMRHFLFVLPPMASIGALSLEWLLRQTASTSVRWLPQAIQAAAFLSLGLVAYEMLRLHPYQYVYFNQTSGGLPGAYMRDETDYWGLSHKEAGEWLNEYVENVDAVGGKTYKVHQRYTRWMLKEALNPERFEMWEPREGADFFVSVTRFNLHTSYPEAEILHVVQRHGVPLCFVFKMPDSNKE; from the coding sequence ATGAAAAAGACGAGTTCGAAACCCCATGCCTCAAAATGGTTCAAGGCATCGCTGGTGGCGTATCTGGCGGTTGTTTTGATCGCGGTGCTGACTGTTTCCGATTACGGGATGACCTGGGATGAGACTTTCCGATTTCAGGGAGGCGACACCAATCTGGAATACTACTCCGAGCTTTTCAAAGGAGAGGCCTCCGATGCCCCCAGTAGCAATTATCCGGCACTTTTCGATCTCCCGCTCGCGCTTTTTCACGAGGTGTTCCCTGATTGGGGTACGCGCAGCCAAAAAGGGCATGTGTGGAGCCTGTGTTTCGGCTTGCTGGGGCTTCTCTCGGTTTGGCGTCTTACTGCGCGGATCGGCGGCGAGCGAGCAGGTTTTTGGGCCCTTCTGTTCTTAGCCTGTTTGCCGCGTTACTACGGGCATATGTTTTTCAATCCGAAGGATATTCCCTTTGCCGCCACGTATGCATTCGGTTGTTGGGCTCTGGTTTCAGTTCTAGGCAAAATTTCTACCGTTACTGTACGTCAAGTCGTCTGGGTTGGGCTAGCTGCGGGGCTCGCCCTGTCCTGCCGTATCGCCGGTCTTTTGATTCTGGCCTATTTTGCTTTGTTTGTAGGGATCTATCTGCTTTTTAAATACAGCAAGGGTAGGGAGGCGATCTCCAGCCTGCCCCGTGATCTGCTCCGCTGGGCACTTCTTGGAGGGCTTTCCGGTGCAATCGCTTTTACCATCCTATTCGTCTTTTGGCCAAAGCTGCATATAAATCCTTTCCTCGCGCTAGAGAGCTCCGTTCAAGATGCGCAGAGTTTTGGCTGGGGCGGTTTGGTGCTTATGGACGGGCACTTTTGGAAGGCTCAGGACCTGCCGATTTATTACGTGCCCTACTGGTTGTTCCGTACCTTGCCGGAGCCATTGCTCTTACTCATCGGCCTGGGGAGTGTCGCAGGTTTCCTGAAATTCTATGCCATGATTCGGAGGCGACGCTTGCCGGAGCCGGAGATTTGGCTGCCGAGGTTTTTCATCGTATTTGCCGGTGTCTTTCCTGTCGCTTACATGGTCTTTAGAGATCCGGTTCTCTACGACGGGATGCGCCACTTCTTATTTGTTCTCCCCCCCATGGCCTCGATCGGCGCGTTGAGTCTGGAATGGCTTTTGCGGCAAACCGCATCGACTTCGGTTCGATGGCTACCTCAAGCTATTCAAGCGGCCGCTTTCCTTTCCCTGGGTCTTGTCGCCTACGAAATGTTACGGCTGCACCCCTACCAATACGTATATTTCAATCAAACGTCAGGCGGTCTTCCGGGAGCCTACATGCGGGATGAAACGGATTATTGGGGACTGTCCCACAAAGAAGCGGGGGAATGGCTGAATGAATATGTCGAGAACGTGGATGCGGTTGGTGGCAAGACCTATAAGGTCCATCAACGTTACACGCGCTGGATGCTAAAGGAAGCGCTTAACCCGGAACGCTTTGAAATGTGGGAGCCCCGCGAGGGAGCGGACTTTTTCGTCTCTGTGACGCGTTTCAATCTTCATACGAGCTATCCGGAGGCGGAGATCCTGCATGTTGTCCAGCGACACGGAGTCCCGCTTTGTTTTGTGTTCAAAATGCCTGATTCAAATAAAGAGTAG
- the pseC gene encoding UDP-4-amino-4,6-dideoxy-N-acetyl-beta-L-altrosamine transaminase, translating into MPEPNQSPIPYGRQSISEEDITAVTRALRSDFLTTGPEVEAFEREFAQFVGAKHAVAVANATAALHLAMRVAGLEPNERVVTSPNTFVASANCAAFVGARPDFADIDPTTYNLCPKSLEANWQKDTRAVIPVAYGGQSADMPRIAGIARKRGAVVIEDGCHGTGGGFIHDGEFHRIGGHPWADMTTFSFHPVKTMTTGEGGILLTDNDGYAAMARRLRSHGIERDEGHFTGLGAGSGPLAERGPWSYEMQDLGYNYRITDFQCALGRSQLKRLPTFIQRRREIVARYNEAFKDLDWLRTPAVSDEANRATISWHLYTVQIDFPALGLTRSEVMQRLREDGVGSQVLYIPVYLQPWYRRTYGYGPGKCPQAEAFYANCLSLPLYPDLTEDEIGRVIESVSKLK; encoded by the coding sequence ATGCCTGAACCCAACCAGTCCCCGATCCCCTACGGACGGCAATCGATTAGCGAGGAAGATATCACAGCCGTCACCCGGGCGTTGCGCTCCGACTTCCTGACGACGGGTCCGGAAGTGGAGGCTTTCGAACGGGAGTTCGCGCAATTTGTCGGGGCGAAACATGCGGTGGCTGTGGCCAATGCCACCGCCGCACTGCACCTCGCCATGCGGGTCGCGGGTCTCGAGCCCAACGAGCGGGTTGTCACCTCCCCCAATACTTTCGTCGCTTCGGCCAACTGTGCGGCCTTTGTCGGGGCACGGCCGGACTTTGCCGACATCGACCCGACCACTTACAACCTTTGCCCCAAATCACTCGAAGCCAATTGGCAGAAGGATACCCGTGCGGTCATCCCCGTCGCTTACGGTGGCCAAAGCGCCGACATGCCGCGTATCGCCGGAATTGCCCGCAAGCGCGGCGCCGTCGTGATCGAGGACGGGTGCCACGGAACGGGCGGCGGCTTTATCCACGACGGAGAATTCCACCGGATCGGCGGTCACCCCTGGGCCGACATGACGACCTTTTCATTCCATCCCGTGAAGACCATGACCACCGGCGAAGGTGGTATTTTGCTGACCGATAACGACGGCTACGCCGCGATGGCGCGCCGACTGCGCAGCCACGGCATCGAACGCGACGAAGGTCATTTTACAGGCCTGGGCGCTGGCAGTGGCCCTCTGGCCGAGCGCGGACCGTGGAGCTATGAGATGCAGGATCTCGGCTACAACTACCGGATCACCGATTTCCAATGCGCCCTCGGTCGCAGTCAGCTCAAGCGCTTACCCACATTCATCCAACGACGACGCGAGATCGTTGCACGCTACAATGAGGCCTTCAAAGACCTCGACTGGCTTCGCACCCCAGCGGTCTCGGACGAGGCAAACCGGGCCACAATTTCCTGGCACCTCTACACTGTACAGATTGACTTCCCCGCCCTCGGGCTGACGCGAAGCGAGGTGATGCAGCGCCTGCGCGAGGACGGCGTCGGCAGCCAGGTGCTCTACATCCCGGTTTACTTGCAACCATGGTATCGCCGGACTTATGGCTACGGGCCGGGTAAATGCCCGCAGGCAGAGGCTTTTTACGCCAACTGCCTGAGCCTGCCTTTATACCCCGACTTGACCGAAGATGAAATCGGGCGCGTCATCGAATCCGTTTCCAAGCTAAAATGA
- the pseF gene encoding pseudaminic acid cytidylyltransferase → MNLAIIPARGASKRIPRKNIRNFSGRPMIAWSIEAAREAGCFERIIVSTDDREIAEVAESYGAEVPFIRPADLSDDHTPTIPVIRHAIDQLEAEGCRPDYICCLYATAPFVTAELLRQGLADLRANPDTEFVFSATEFNFPIWRSLKLKPSGTATMNWPEHEMTRSQDLPPAYHDAGQFYWGTPEAYQKNEGIFSAKCRLCLVPSYRVQDIDTEDDWRRAELAFQALKTKETS, encoded by the coding sequence ATGAATCTCGCCATCATACCGGCGCGTGGCGCCAGCAAGCGAATCCCGCGAAAAAACATCCGCAATTTCAGCGGACGTCCTATGATCGCATGGTCGATTGAGGCGGCGCGGGAAGCCGGCTGCTTTGAACGTATTATCGTCTCCACGGACGACCGGGAGATCGCCGAGGTCGCTGAATCATATGGGGCGGAAGTCCCCTTCATCCGACCGGCTGACTTGTCGGACGATCACACCCCGACCATCCCGGTCATCCGCCATGCCATTGATCAGCTGGAGGCAGAAGGCTGTAGACCTGATTATATTTGCTGCCTTTATGCCACCGCACCATTCGTCACAGCCGAACTACTTAGGCAGGGGCTGGCGGACCTGCGCGCGAACCCCGACACCGAATTCGTCTTCTCGGCTACGGAATTTAATTTCCCGATCTGGCGCAGCCTGAAACTGAAACCGAGCGGCACGGCCACCATGAATTGGCCGGAACATGAGATGACCCGATCCCAAGACCTCCCGCCCGCCTATCACGACGCCGGTCAGTTCTACTGGGGCACCCCTGAAGCTTACCAAAAGAACGAAGGCATTTTCTCTGCCAAATGCAGGCTGTGCCTCGTGCCCTCTTATCGTGTGCAGGACATCGACACCGAAGACGACTGGCGCCGGGCTGAGCTTGCCTTCCAAGCCCTCAAAACAAAGGAGACATCATGA
- the pseB gene encoding UDP-N-acetylglucosamine 4,6-dehydratase (inverting), whose protein sequence is MDLNGKSILVTGGTGSFGQHFVRTILERWPKVRRLVIFSRDEQKQFQMAQGFPAEKYPALRYFIGDVRDADRLHRAFQNVDYVVHAAAMKHVHIAEYNPVECIKTNVYGAQNVITAALDTNVTRVVALSTDKASAPINLYGATKLCSDKLFIAANNFKGDKDIRFSIVRYGNVMGSNGSVIPFFLKQRSSGELTITEPNMTRFNITLSDGVEMVLRALSDAKGGEIFVPKIPSYRIMDLAEAVGPNCEKKIVGIRPGEKIHEEMINPGDAPNTVELDQGYAILPSGDQRMRDAYVREHGARPVESGFGYSSGDNKDFLDIETIRQLIRQHLDPDFSV, encoded by the coding sequence ATGGATCTTAACGGAAAATCGATACTCGTCACCGGGGGCACCGGTTCTTTTGGCCAACATTTTGTACGCACGATCCTTGAGCGGTGGCCGAAAGTTCGTCGGTTGGTGATTTTTTCCCGCGACGAACAGAAGCAGTTCCAGATGGCGCAAGGCTTTCCTGCCGAAAAGTATCCGGCGCTGCGTTATTTCATCGGGGACGTGCGTGACGCGGACCGCTTGCACCGGGCCTTTCAGAACGTTGACTACGTGGTTCACGCGGCCGCCATGAAGCACGTTCATATCGCGGAATACAACCCGGTCGAGTGTATCAAGACCAACGTCTACGGAGCGCAGAATGTGATCACCGCCGCCCTGGACACGAATGTGACACGTGTCGTCGCTCTCTCCACTGACAAGGCTTCAGCCCCCATCAACCTCTACGGGGCGACGAAGCTGTGTTCGGACAAGCTCTTCATCGCGGCCAATAACTTCAAAGGAGACAAAGACATCCGCTTCTCTATTGTCCGGTACGGCAATGTGATGGGCTCGAATGGATCCGTTATCCCCTTTTTCCTAAAGCAACGAAGTTCCGGCGAGCTTACGATCACGGAGCCGAATATGACCCGCTTCAATATCACTCTCAGTGATGGCGTGGAGATGGTGCTCCGCGCCTTGTCCGACGCGAAGGGTGGCGAGATCTTCGTCCCAAAAATTCCGTCCTATCGCATCATGGATCTGGCCGAGGCAGTCGGGCCGAACTGCGAGAAGAAAATCGTGGGCATTCGCCCGGGCGAAAAGATCCACGAGGAAATGATCAATCCGGGGGACGCCCCGAATACGGTCGAGCTGGACCAAGGCTATGCAATCCTGCCTTCGGGAGATCAAAGAATGCGTGACGCTTACGTCCGGGAGCACGGGGCACGCCCAGTGGAGAGTGGGTTCGGTTACAGTTCGGGCGACAACAAAGACTTTCTCGATATCGAAACCATCCGCCAGCTGATCCGGCAACACCTCGACCCCGACTTCTCCGTGTGA